A region of Selenomonadales bacterium 4137-cl DNA encodes the following proteins:
- a CDS encoding NYN domain-containing protein, whose protein sequence is MGISLKPIAILVDVENISPHMAIYAIRLAKRTCQPVILVSDWAACGDIRGNLWRQLKNRNDITITQVDKADNGENALDMALINSARSLFTAGIRQFFFVSSDGDFSGIISELRAGGAKVTGIGQWCASEDLKNACDRFLYFPLGANHRAARKAKWAKIIPDAQPVDYVRDCWIKAYRAIAKKYRWILLTKLCGSWAKQSKGVEIPADHPAEPRDMIKIYHDSFEWKLAGGKMLIRLKQPPTIMKVQEEDG, encoded by the coding sequence GTGGGAATAAGCCTGAAGCCAATAGCAATATTAGTCGACGTTGAAAACATTTCCCCTCATATGGCCATATATGCGATCAGACTCGCGAAGCGGACATGCCAACCTGTCATTCTTGTTTCAGATTGGGCAGCTTGCGGTGATATTAGGGGAAATCTCTGGCGTCAATTGAAGAACCGTAATGACATTACGATAACGCAAGTAGATAAAGCCGATAACGGGGAGAACGCATTAGACATGGCCTTGATAAACTCAGCACGGTCATTGTTCACTGCTGGCATTAGGCAATTTTTCTTTGTGTCTTCAGACGGAGATTTCTCTGGGATTATCAGCGAGCTTAGAGCTGGCGGGGCGAAAGTAACAGGAATAGGCCAATGGTGCGCATCTGAGGATTTGAAGAATGCCTGTGACAGATTTCTGTACTTTCCTTTGGGGGCAAACCACAGGGCAGCAAGAAAGGCCAAGTGGGCGAAAATAATACCGGATGCACAGCCGGTTGACTATGTGCGCGATTGTTGGATAAAAGCTTATAGAGCAATAGCCAAAAAATATAGATGGATATTGCTGACGAAACTTTGCGGAAGTTGGGCGAAGCAGTCAAAAGGCGTAGAAATTCCGGCGGACCATCCGGCCGAGCCCAGGGATATGATCAAGATATATCATGATTCATTTGAGTGGAAGTTAGCCGGAGGAAAAATGCTTATAAGATTGAAACAGCCTCCAACCATAATGAAAGTGCAAGAAGAGGACGGTTAG
- a CDS encoding Fic family protein encodes METGYYPLLATIDKFQERIRQHRPLAREAVLELKEDYRIVLTYSSNALEGNTLTLSETKAVLEEGITINGRPNRDHLEAIGHSKAFDYMYSLIGSDRISETDILMLHKLFYMAIEPEKAGVYRNCPVQITGSEYPVPEHKEITKLMQKFVTEMYTVKSKLHPVEYAARIHRELVFIHPFIDGNGRVARLLMNLTLLRRGYPALIVPKILRQEYIRLLEQAHKDDRPFIGFVAEQLNEAQRDYIRQFHI; translated from the coding sequence ATGGAGACCGGATATTATCCGTTATTGGCCACGATCGATAAATTTCAGGAACGGATAAGGCAGCATCGTCCGTTAGCACGAGAGGCCGTGTTGGAATTGAAAGAGGATTACCGTATCGTGCTAACGTATTCGTCGAACGCACTTGAAGGCAATACGCTGACTTTGTCTGAGACGAAAGCGGTCCTGGAAGAAGGAATTACTATTAATGGTCGTCCCAATAGAGATCACCTCGAAGCCATTGGCCACAGCAAAGCTTTCGACTACATGTACAGCCTTATCGGTAGCGACCGGATCTCTGAGACCGATATCCTTATGCTCCACAAGCTGTTTTATATGGCCATCGAGCCGGAGAAGGCAGGCGTTTATCGGAACTGCCCTGTTCAAATTACTGGTTCGGAATATCCTGTACCTGAACATAAGGAAATAACAAAGCTAATGCAGAAGTTCGTCACTGAGATGTATACTGTTAAGTCGAAGTTGCATCCTGTTGAATATGCGGCGCGAATTCACAGAGAGCTAGTATTTATACATCCTTTCATTGACGGGAATGGGCGTGTGGCGCGGCTTCTTATGAATCTGACGCTTCTCAGGAGAGGATATCCGGCATTGATTGTTCCAAAGATTTTGAGACAGGAATATATTCGATTGCTTGAACAAGCTCACAAAGATGATCGGCCTTTTATCGGGTTTGTTGCCGAACAGCTGAATGAAGCTCAGCGAGATTATATCCGGCAGTTTCATATATGA
- a CDS encoding DNA topoisomerase 3 — protein MILYIAEKPSMGAEIAKCLPGPIRRHDGYITTGAGVVTWGFGHILRQAEPGEYDAKYEKWRMEDLPIIPAAWKLLVADSCKKQFGVVRKLISEAAEIVHAGDPDREGQLLIDEVLEYVENDKPVRRILLNALDEQSIKKAIANLRDNEDFHNLKQSALARARADWLIGMNLSRAFTLAARRAGHRATLPVGRVKTPTLALVVRREREIEGFRTADYFTVKADFQHANGVFTAFWKPGEDQAGLDAEGRLADSSVAQALLEQLASAFETAQIVQCETAEKREAQRLPLSLSALQVLAGKKFGYDPQLVLDTAQKLYEKKLTTYPRSDCDYLPESQMADAAVILENLCGGKQAELAAWSGRADAGVRSRAWNDAKITAHHAIIPTVEKCKWESLSEAEQNIYFLIAQAYVAQFYPAHVYSQTRVGVRHAGESFTASGRIIREPGWKELYGTDGEEKKDEDDGVLPPMEKGDRVDFLKASAEKKSTRPPGRFTAATLLAAMKEIHRYVKNPELKKQLKEVSGIGTEATRATIIKELVQRGFLREEKKKKYLIPTEAAYLLIDALPEELTYPDSTAIWEAILHRMAAGHASLEEFLTQQAEFTAGICALATGLNIAPQGDHPCPQCGKGVLQPRTGSKGKFWGCSRYPACRAAYDDADGEPQKPKHTCPRCKAGALQLIMGKNGAFWGCTKYPACRATYNDKAGEPDMPARQGLGK, from the coding sequence TTGATATTATACATTGCCGAGAAACCCAGTATGGGGGCGGAGATCGCCAAGTGCCTGCCTGGGCCAATCCGGCGCCATGACGGGTATATCACCACTGGCGCCGGGGTGGTTACTTGGGGGTTCGGGCATATTCTGCGCCAGGCCGAACCGGGCGAGTATGATGCGAAATATGAAAAATGGCGGATGGAGGATCTGCCGATTATTCCCGCGGCCTGGAAGCTGCTGGTTGCAGATTCTTGCAAGAAGCAATTCGGCGTGGTCAGGAAGTTGATTAGCGAGGCGGCGGAAATAGTCCATGCCGGTGACCCGGACCGCGAGGGGCAGCTTTTGATCGATGAGGTGCTGGAATATGTCGAGAACGACAAGCCGGTCCGGCGGATTTTGCTCAATGCCCTTGACGAGCAGAGTATAAAAAAGGCTATCGCCAATTTACGCGATAACGAGGATTTTCATAATCTCAAGCAGTCGGCGCTGGCCAGGGCACGAGCCGACTGGCTGATCGGCATGAACTTGTCGCGGGCCTTCACGCTTGCCGCCCGACGGGCCGGTCACCGGGCGACCCTCCCGGTGGGGCGGGTGAAAACGCCGACGTTGGCGCTTGTCGTCAGACGGGAGCGGGAGATAGAAGGTTTCCGGACAGCGGATTATTTCACGGTTAAGGCCGATTTCCAGCATGCCAACGGTGTATTTACAGCCTTTTGGAAACCGGGTGAGGACCAGGCGGGCCTGGATGCCGAAGGCCGGCTGGCAGATAGTTCCGTCGCCCAGGCGTTGCTCGAGCAACTGGCGTCAGCATTTGAGACCGCTCAGATCGTGCAGTGCGAAACCGCGGAGAAGCGGGAGGCGCAGCGGCTGCCGCTGTCGCTATCGGCGCTGCAAGTGCTGGCCGGGAAGAAGTTCGGTTACGATCCGCAGCTTGTTTTGGACACGGCGCAAAAACTCTATGAAAAGAAGTTAACAACGTATCCGAGGTCCGACTGTGATTATCTGCCTGAGTCGCAGATGGCCGACGCCGCCGTTATTCTTGAAAACTTGTGCGGCGGCAAACAGGCGGAACTGGCGGCTTGGTCCGGTCGGGCCGACGCCGGCGTGCGGAGCCGGGCCTGGAATGATGCAAAGATCACGGCCCATCACGCGATTATCCCCACGGTGGAGAAATGCAAATGGGAGTCGCTGAGCGAGGCGGAACAAAATATCTACTTTCTCATTGCGCAGGCTTATGTCGCCCAGTTTTACCCTGCGCATGTCTATAGCCAGACCAGGGTGGGCGTCCGCCATGCCGGGGAGAGTTTCACCGCCAGCGGCCGGATTATCCGCGAGCCGGGCTGGAAGGAACTGTACGGTACGGACGGCGAAGAGAAGAAGGACGAGGACGACGGAGTGCTGCCGCCGATGGAAAAGGGCGACAGGGTCGATTTCCTCAAGGCGTCGGCCGAGAAGAAGAGTACGCGGCCGCCCGGCCGGTTTACGGCCGCCACTTTGTTGGCGGCGATGAAAGAGATACATAGGTATGTAAAAAACCCTGAGCTGAAAAAGCAGCTCAAAGAGGTCAGTGGCATCGGCACCGAGGCAACGCGGGCGACGATTATAAAGGAGCTTGTCCAGCGCGGCTTTCTCCGGGAAGAGAAGAAGAAAAAGTATCTTATCCCGACCGAGGCGGCGTACCTGCTGATCGATGCCCTGCCGGAGGAACTGACCTATCCTGATTCCACCGCCATCTGGGAGGCGATATTGCACCGAATGGCCGCAGGGCACGCATCCCTGGAGGAATTTCTCACGCAGCAGGCCGAGTTTACCGCCGGCATCTGCGCTCTGGCGACCGGGCTTAATATCGCTCCCCAAGGCGATCATCCTTGTCCCCAGTGCGGCAAAGGGGTTTTGCAGCCGCGAACTGGCAGCAAGGGGAAGTTTTGGGGCTGTTCCCGATACCCGGCCTGCAGGGCGGCGTATGACGATGCCGACGGGGAGCCGCAAAAGCCTAAGCACACGTGCCCGCGCTGCAAAGCCGGTGCCCTGCAGCTTATTATGGGCAAGAACGGCGCGTTCTGGGGCTGCACGAAATATCCCGCCTGCCGGGCCACGTACAACGACAAGGCTGGCGAGCCGGATATGCCGGCGAGGCAAGGGCTAGGTAAATAG
- a CDS encoding 3'-5' exonuclease: MNYVAIDFETANRSRASACSLAAVTVENGLIVKSAYSLIRPPILQFDYWNTRIHGLTEKDVVDKPTFAELWPRIRPHLEDKVVIAHNAVFDIGVLRSMLDEYGLPHPRFRYACTVDIARRVWTDVENYKLSTLANRFDIQFEHHNALHDARTCAMIALAARETIKAKDFKHLTEKLNIAVRDF, encoded by the coding sequence ATGAATTATGTAGCGATAGATTTCGAAACCGCCAACCGCAGTAGAGCCAGCGCCTGCAGTTTGGCGGCGGTTACGGTGGAAAACGGGCTGATCGTAAAATCCGCATATTCGCTGATTCGTCCGCCAATACTCCAATTCGACTACTGGAATACCAGGATCCATGGGTTAACGGAAAAAGACGTGGTCGATAAACCGACGTTTGCCGAGCTATGGCCGAGGATACGGCCACACCTTGAAGACAAAGTGGTGATTGCCCATAATGCCGTCTTCGACATCGGCGTCCTCCGCAGTATGCTGGACGAATACGGACTGCCGCATCCCCGCTTCCGGTACGCATGTACGGTGGATATCGCCAGACGAGTGTGGACGGATGTCGAGAATTATAAACTGTCGACACTGGCCAATCGTTTTGATATCCAATTCGAGCACCATAACGCCTTGCATGATGCGCGTACCTGCGCCATGATCGCCTTGGCGGCCCGCGAAACGATAAAGGCGAAAGATTTCAAGCATTTGACGGAGAAGCTGAATATTGCCGTAAGGGATTTTTGA
- a CDS encoding DEAD/DEAH box helicase — protein MGDLFAGIGINEALARGLGKAGITRPTGIQAEVIPLALFGKDVIGQSATGTGKTLAYLLPLLQKIETAKRETQAIVLAPTHELAMQIYHQSEALSQNAGLPVTAAPIIGQVNIARQIDMLKGKPHIIIGSSGRILELIQKRKINAQTIKTIIIDEADRLLDDMNWASVKAVIKTTMRDRQMLLFSATMTPAALERAKEVMRDPEVIAANGQTEIPSDISHMYFVCEPRVKFELLRKLAAHLNVEQALVFINQSEAIETTVMKLNYHGLTAAGIYGTAGKADRQKALEDFRSGKVRLLVASDLAARGLDIPGVKYVFNLELPEDPQIYLHRVGRTGRAGQSGTAISLVTGKEIELIAKLEKVLRIKLTSKDLLSGKVVDSRPPARPVKRSGTR, from the coding sequence ATGGGCGACTTATTTGCGGGGATTGGCATAAACGAGGCGCTGGCCAGGGGGCTGGGCAAGGCGGGCATAACCCGGCCGACGGGGATACAGGCCGAAGTAATCCCGTTGGCGCTTTTTGGCAAGGATGTTATCGGGCAATCCGCTACCGGTACGGGCAAAACGCTGGCCTATCTGCTGCCGCTCTTGCAAAAGATCGAAACCGCCAAACGGGAGACGCAGGCGATCGTCCTCGCCCCGACCCACGAATTGGCTATGCAGATATATCACCAGAGTGAAGCGTTGAGCCAAAACGCTGGCTTGCCGGTGACGGCCGCCCCTATCATCGGCCAGGTGAATATTGCCAGGCAAATCGATATGCTGAAGGGAAAACCGCATATTATCATCGGTTCGAGCGGACGGATTCTCGAGCTTATCCAGAAGCGGAAGATCAATGCCCAGACGATAAAGACGATTATCATTGATGAAGCGGACAGGCTGCTGGATGATATGAACTGGGCCAGCGTTAAAGCGGTGATCAAGACGACGATGCGTGACAGGCAAATGCTGCTCTTTTCGGCGACAATGACGCCGGCCGCGCTGGAACGCGCCAAAGAGGTCATGCGCGACCCGGAGGTTATCGCCGCTAATGGGCAGACTGAAATCCCGTCCGATATATCCCATATGTACTTTGTGTGCGAGCCGCGCGTAAAATTCGAGCTGCTGCGTAAACTGGCAGCCCACCTCAATGTGGAACAGGCGCTTGTTTTTATCAATCAGAGCGAGGCGATCGAAACAACGGTCATGAAGCTTAATTACCACGGCTTGACGGCTGCCGGGATATACGGAACAGCCGGGAAGGCCGACCGGCAAAAAGCGCTGGAAGATTTCCGCAGCGGCAAGGTGCGGCTCCTGGTTGCCTCGGACCTGGCGGCGCGGGGGCTTGATATTCCGGGGGTAAAGTATGTATTTAATCTCGAGCTGCCGGAAGACCCGCAAATATATCTGCACCGGGTAGGGCGGACAGGCCGGGCTGGCCAAAGCGGCACGGCAATATCGCTGGTGACAGGTAAAGAAATTGAGCTGATCGCAAAACTAGAGAAGGTGTTGAGAATCAAGCTGACGTCGAAAGATCTGCTGAGTGGCAAGGTTGTCGACAGTAGACCGCCGGCGAGGCCTGTTAAACGATCTGGTACGAGGTAA
- a CDS encoding ABC-F family ATP-binding cassette domain-containing protein — protein sequence MNLLSIENLAKSYGERVLFTNVSFGVDEDDKIGLIGVNGTGKSTFLKVIAGLEPADGGKVTRGSGVRVGYLPQNPALDAGSTVLAQVFIGSTPVMRLIREYEQALEAVNTHPGDPERQKTLIALSQQMDAQNAWQVESDAKAILTKLGISDFAANVGTLSGGQRKRVALASALVNPADLLILDEPTNHIDNDMVAWLEQYLHAYKGALLMVTHDRYFLDRVVNRIVEIDKGQLYTYGGNYSDFVEKKAEREELQASSERKRQNLYRNELAWIRRGARARTTKQKARIDRFEQLSAQKADLGTNKLEIEAGASRLGRKIIELENIQQMFGDRVFIRDFSYTVLRDDRVGIVGPNGSGKSTLLNIIAGRLAADSGIVEVGQTVKIGYFSQESSDMDEGLRVIDYIKEEANFITVGDGGTISASQMLELFLFPPNVQWMPIAKLSGGERRRLYLLRILMGAPNVLLLDEPTNDLDIQTLTILEDYLDDFPGAVVVVSHDRYFLDRVTDKIFAFEGDGNIRQYTGGYSDFLDKCTPPENEASQKRSDKDTKPYAPEEAKRPRRFTFNEQREYEQIDEVIAGVERQLNAVVAQIDAAGSDFEQLQRLVADQKELEGKLDELLERWTYLNELAEEISKNSRTR from the coding sequence ATGAATTTACTGTCGATAGAAAATTTAGCGAAAAGCTATGGCGAGAGGGTCTTGTTTACCAATGTCTCCTTTGGGGTCGACGAGGACGATAAAATCGGCCTTATCGGCGTTAACGGCACCGGCAAATCGACCTTTTTGAAAGTGATTGCCGGGCTAGAACCGGCTGACGGCGGCAAGGTCACGCGGGGTAGTGGCGTACGGGTGGGATATCTGCCGCAAAACCCTGCGCTGGACGCGGGGTCTACCGTGCTTGCGCAAGTATTTATCGGCAGCACGCCGGTCATGCGGCTGATCCGCGAATACGAGCAGGCTTTGGAGGCGGTCAACACTCATCCCGGCGATCCCGAGCGGCAAAAGACGCTGATTGCTCTTAGTCAGCAAATGGATGCCCAGAATGCTTGGCAAGTGGAGAGTGACGCTAAAGCCATTCTTACCAAACTGGGTATCAGCGATTTCGCGGCGAATGTAGGCACGCTTTCCGGGGGCCAGCGCAAGCGGGTCGCGCTGGCGAGCGCTTTGGTAAATCCCGCCGACCTGCTGATTTTGGATGAGCCAACGAATCATATCGACAATGATATGGTTGCTTGGCTGGAGCAATACCTACATGCTTACAAGGGTGCCCTTCTGATGGTGACCCATGACAGGTACTTTCTTGATCGGGTGGTCAACCGGATTGTTGAGATAGATAAAGGCCAGTTGTATACCTATGGCGGCAATTATAGCGATTTTGTGGAAAAGAAGGCTGAGCGGGAAGAACTGCAAGCCAGCAGCGAACGGAAGCGGCAAAATCTCTATAGAAATGAACTGGCTTGGATCAGGCGGGGCGCGCGAGCGCGAACTACCAAGCAGAAGGCGCGTATTGACAGGTTTGAGCAGCTAAGCGCACAAAAGGCCGACCTTGGGACGAACAAGCTGGAAATAGAGGCCGGGGCAAGCCGCCTGGGCCGTAAGATTATCGAGTTGGAGAATATCCAGCAAATGTTTGGCGATAGGGTCTTTATCCGCGATTTTAGTTATACCGTTCTGCGGGATGACCGGGTGGGCATTGTCGGTCCCAACGGCAGCGGTAAATCCACCTTGCTAAATATTATTGCCGGGCGGTTGGCTGCCGACAGCGGTATTGTTGAGGTTGGGCAGACGGTGAAGATCGGCTACTTCTCTCAGGAAAGCAGCGATATGGACGAAGGTCTGCGGGTCATTGACTACATCAAGGAAGAAGCCAACTTTATTACAGTGGGCGATGGCGGAACGATTAGCGCCTCGCAGATGCTGGAACTATTCCTGTTTCCGCCAAATGTGCAGTGGATGCCGATAGCCAAGCTGTCGGGCGGGGAAAGGCGCAGGCTGTACTTGCTCCGAATATTGATGGGGGCACCGAATGTGCTGTTGCTTGATGAACCCACAAACGATCTTGATATTCAGACACTTACCATTCTTGAAGATTATCTGGATGATTTTCCCGGTGCGGTTGTTGTAGTGTCTCATGACCGTTATTTCCTTGACCGGGTGACGGATAAGATATTTGCCTTCGAAGGTGACGGTAATATAAGGCAATATACCGGCGGCTACTCCGACTTCCTTGACAAGTGTACGCCGCCGGAGAATGAGGCAAGCCAAAAGAGAAGCGACAAAGATACGAAACCGTATGCGCCTGAAGAAGCGAAAAGGCCCCGCCGCTTTACGTTCAACGAACAGCGGGAATACGAGCAAATTGATGAGGTGATTGCCGGCGTCGAACGGCAGTTAAACGCGGTAGTCGCCCAGATCGACGCCGCAGGCAGTGACTTTGAGCAACTGCAAAGATTGGTGGCTGATCAAAAAGAGCTGGAAGGCAAGCTTGATGAGCTGTTGGAACGGTGGACATATCTGAACGAATTGGCAGAGGAGATAAGTAAAAATTCAAGAACACGATAA
- a CDS encoding beta-ketoacyl-ACP synthase III: MGLKAGIAGIGVCLPDRVLTNDELATMVDTSDTWIRERVGVLERRIADKAQAASDLGTVAAARALETAGVAAEEVDLVIVATATPDMLFPATACIIQENLGLKNSAAFDLAAGCSGFIYALATGSQFIESGVYRTVLVIGTETLSKITDWTDRETCILLADGAGAVVLRPAQPGYGILAVKLGADGLGGKHLRRPAGGSRQPHTPQTLAAKLDKLQMNGQEVFRFAIKALPEATLEALAVAGLDKDDVALVVPHQANRRIIEAAARRLELPMERFMINLDRYGNTSSASVPIALHEALKNDRLKDGDIVALTAFGAGLTWGSAVLRWHSLARRIT; the protein is encoded by the coding sequence ATGGGGCTGAAGGCCGGCATTGCCGGGATTGGCGTTTGCCTTCCGGATAGAGTCCTTACGAACGATGAACTGGCGACGATGGTGGATACTTCTGACACTTGGATTAGGGAGCGAGTTGGCGTCCTGGAGCGGAGAATCGCTGACAAGGCTCAGGCCGCCTCGGATTTGGGGACGGTTGCCGCAGCCAGGGCTCTTGAGACTGCCGGCGTAGCGGCGGAGGAAGTCGACCTGGTTATTGTCGCCACCGCTACTCCCGATATGCTGTTTCCCGCCACCGCCTGCATCATCCAGGAAAATCTCGGCCTGAAGAACTCGGCCGCTTTTGACCTTGCGGCGGGGTGCAGCGGCTTTATCTATGCGCTGGCGACGGGAAGCCAGTTCATCGAGAGTGGCGTATACCGCACCGTGCTGGTTATCGGCACAGAGACTTTATCGAAAATAACTGACTGGACGGATCGAGAGACCTGCATCCTGCTGGCAGACGGCGCCGGAGCCGTGGTTCTGCGGCCCGCGCAGCCGGGTTACGGGATTTTAGCGGTTAAACTCGGGGCTGACGGGTTGGGGGGCAAGCATCTGCGGCGGCCGGCCGGCGGGTCGCGGCAGCCACATACGCCGCAGACTCTGGCCGCGAAGCTCGACAAGCTGCAGATGAACGGCCAGGAGGTATTCCGCTTCGCAATAAAGGCGCTTCCGGAGGCTACGCTGGAAGCGCTGGCTGTCGCGGGTCTTGATAAGGACGATGTCGCCCTTGTCGTCCCCCATCAGGCGAACAGGCGTATTATCGAGGCTGCGGCGAGAAGGCTTGAGTTGCCGATGGAGAGGTTCATGATTAACCTCGACCGGTATGGCAACACGTCTTCGGCGTCCGTGCCGATCGCACTCCATGAGGCTCTGAAAAATGACCGCCTGAAAGATGGCGACATTGTTGCTTTGACCGCTTTTGGAGCCGGATTGACCTGGGGCTCGGCGGTCCTCCGCTGGCATAGTCTGGCTAGACGAATTACCTGA
- a CDS encoding VOC family protein, translating into MNRISIICLGVKDMAQSIRFYRDGLGFATDEKEDNPKVVFFNTTGTKFELYPLALLAEDINEENPPQVAAGFAGITLAYNAKSEAEVHEIMEIARKAGAVIAKEPQKVFWGGYSGYFTDPNGYYWEVAYNPHWSFDENDMLIL; encoded by the coding sequence ATGAACAGAATCAGTATTATTTGCCTTGGCGTAAAGGATATGGCGCAGTCCATCCGTTTTTACCGCGACGGACTTGGTTTTGCCACGGATGAAAAAGAGGATAACCCTAAGGTCGTATTCTTTAACACTACCGGCACAAAATTTGAACTGTATCCGTTAGCGCTTCTCGCCGAGGATATTAACGAGGAAAACCCGCCGCAGGTTGCCGCAGGATTCGCCGGTATCACGCTGGCCTACAACGCGAAAAGCGAGGCCGAGGTGCATGAAATCATGGAAATTGCGAGAAAAGCGGGCGCGGTTATCGCCAAAGAGCCGCAGAAGGTTTTCTGGGGCGGGTACAGTGGATATTTCACCGACCCGAACGGTTATTACTGGGAGGTCGCATATAACCCGCACTGGTCGTTCGACGAGAACGATATGCTTATATTGTAG
- a CDS encoding TfoX/Sxy family protein, whose translation MGTTVDFIEYVCDQIAGVGEIRYKKMFGEYMVYVNGKPILLVCDNTVFVKILPCLDETMREADKGFPYDGAKEHYVLDIDNAEFCREVIAMLEPVTSLPKPRKKGKKEFVCGECR comes from the coding sequence ATGGGCACTACTGTAGATTTTATCGAATATGTCTGCGACCAGATTGCGGGTGTGGGCGAAATTCGTTACAAGAAGATGTTCGGGGAGTATATGGTTTATGTGAACGGCAAACCAATTCTACTCGTCTGCGATAACACCGTGTTTGTGAAAATCCTTCCCTGTCTGGATGAGACGATGCGGGAAGCCGATAAGGGGTTTCCTTATGACGGGGCGAAGGAGCACTATGTTTTGGACATCGACAATGCAGAATTCTGCAGAGAAGTAATCGCAATGCTTGAACCGGTTACGTCCTTGCCAAAACCGAGAAAGAAAGGCAAGAAAGAATTTGTTTGCGGTGAATGCCGATGA
- a CDS encoding plasmid pRiA4b ORF-3 family protein produces the protein MKAYQIRIELVGSKPLIWRQVTIPADVTFKRLHDTVQFAMDWWDRHLYKFEFPQEKLRITNDEEAYEEYKFYQKKYTGKALTKRNDPHGFIAQALETAIRQPQTVKIDRYLERYKTITYIYDFGDNWQHKIELEKILEDYGFGYPTILEGEGACPPEDVGGISGYEEFLRAWDNPKHPEHEEMRQWGESQHYRPFDIVFRNDLLKTCLKIKKVK, from the coding sequence ATGAAAGCATATCAAATTAGGATAGAGTTGGTTGGTTCGAAGCCTCTTATTTGGCGGCAGGTCACTATCCCGGCAGATGTAACCTTTAAGCGCCTGCACGATACCGTCCAGTTTGCTATGGACTGGTGGGACAGGCATTTATATAAGTTTGAATTTCCGCAGGAAAAGCTTCGCATCACAAATGATGAAGAAGCATATGAGGAGTATAAGTTTTATCAAAAAAAATATACGGGCAAAGCGCTAACCAAGCGTAATGACCCGCACGGGTTTATTGCGCAGGCCCTCGAAACTGCGATAAGACAACCACAGACCGTTAAGATCGATCGATATCTTGAAAGGTACAAAACGATTACTTACATTTATGATTTCGGCGATAACTGGCAGCACAAAATAGAGCTTGAGAAAATACTTGAGGATTATGGATTTGGCTATCCGACAATTCTTGAGGGCGAGGGCGCTTGTCCGCCGGAGGATGTGGGCGGGATTTCAGGTTATGAGGAATTTCTTCGTGCCTGGGACAATCCTAAGCATCCTGAGCATGAGGAAATGCGTCAATGGGGAGAGAGTCAACACTATCGGCCGTTTGACATTGTTTTTCGAAACGACTTGCTAAAGACCTGCTTGAAGATCAAGAAGGTGAAATGA